One part of the Corynebacterium aurimucosum ATCC 700975 genome encodes these proteins:
- a CDS encoding L-lactate permease has product MSTFNITTDAIAGNVGLTALVSTLPLIAFFIMLLGLKARAHTSGAVALLVAVLIAIFGMGMPTGMALSSAMRGGLFGLFPIVWVIITAIWFYEVTVASGRFNDLRKTFDLLGDGDIRIQAILIAFCFGGLLEALAGFGAPVAITATMILALGVKPLKAATTVLIANTAPVAFGAVGIPVTTAGSVGGRTAEQTADIAGLISLQVLLIAAVVPFFILFILDGMRGVKEAGPAAAVIGISFAIAQWAAATFFAYQLTNVVACIVSLGAGFIFLRVWKPKGVDSLRERMELPAQEEVTDLNGSRIWMALLPYAVVTAVFAIATAWPAIFGFLQLDVAWPLLDGTVFDAEGQAMDTAFTFNVLGNPGTLLLISGIIVAVIYMSFNENGRYKLEASAPLAKFGEVISRMKFSALTIILVLALAYTMNYSGQTISIGQFVASVGGIFALFSPVLGWIGTAVTGSDTSANALFANLQVTAAERIGVNPDLMLAANTSGGVVGKMISPQSLAIAATAVQMEGEESRIFKAVVGYSVAFLAVVCVIVFLMSNVLGFLVP; this is encoded by the coding sequence ATGTCAACCTTCAACATCACCACCGACGCCATTGCTGGCAACGTCGGGCTCACCGCGCTGGTGTCCACGCTGCCGCTCATCGCGTTCTTCATCATGCTCTTGGGGCTCAAGGCCCGCGCCCACACCTCGGGTGCGGTAGCGCTTCTCGTCGCGGTTCTCATCGCCATTTTTGGCATGGGCATGCCAACCGGTATGGCTTTGTCCTCCGCGATGCGCGGCGGGCTCTTCGGCCTCTTCCCCATCGTCTGGGTGATCATTACTGCCATTTGGTTCTACGAGGTCACCGTGGCTTCTGGCCGCTTCAATGACCTGCGCAAGACCTTTGACCTCTTGGGCGATGGCGATATCCGCATCCAGGCCATCCTCATCGCTTTCTGCTTCGGCGGACTCTTGGAGGCCCTCGCCGGCTTCGGTGCCCCCGTGGCGATCACGGCAACCATGATCCTGGCGCTGGGTGTCAAACCTCTCAAGGCAGCCACCACCGTGCTCATCGCCAACACCGCGCCCGTGGCCTTCGGTGCGGTGGGCATCCCGGTGACCACCGCAGGCTCCGTGGGCGGCCGTACCGCCGAACAGACCGCTGATATCGCCGGACTGATTTCCCTGCAGGTTCTGCTTATCGCCGCCGTCGTGCCTTTCTTTATCCTCTTCATCCTCGACGGCATGCGCGGTGTTAAGGAAGCCGGCCCCGCCGCCGCCGTCATCGGCATTTCCTTCGCCATTGCCCAGTGGGCCGCGGCCACCTTCTTCGCCTACCAGCTCACCAACGTCGTGGCCTGCATCGTCTCCCTCGGCGCCGGCTTTATCTTCCTGCGTGTGTGGAAGCCCAAGGGTGTCGACAGCCTGCGCGAGCGCATGGAACTGCCCGCCCAGGAAGAAGTCACGGACCTCAACGGCAGCCGCATTTGGATGGCCCTGCTGCCCTATGCCGTGGTCACCGCTGTCTTCGCCATCGCCACCGCGTGGCCGGCCATCTTCGGCTTCCTGCAGCTCGACGTTGCCTGGCCGCTTCTCGACGGCACCGTCTTCGACGCCGAAGGCCAAGCCATGGACACCGCGTTCACGTTCAACGTGCTGGGCAACCCAGGAACCCTGCTGCTAATTTCCGGCATCATCGTGGCTGTTATCTACATGTCCTTCAACGAGAACGGCCGCTACAAGCTGGAAGCATCAGCACCGCTGGCTAAGTTCGGCGAGGTTATTTCCCGCATGAAGTTCTCCGCCCTGACCATCATCCTGGTCCTGGCGCTGGCCTACACCATGAACTACTCCGGCCAGACCATCTCCATCGGCCAGTTCGTGGCGTCCGTGGGCGGCATCTTCGCGCTCTTCTCCCCCGTCCTGGGCTGGATCGGCACCGCGGTGACCGGCTCGGATACCTCCGCCAACGCGCTCTTTGCCAACCTCCAGGTCACCGCAGCTGAGCGCATCGGTGTTAACCCGGACCTCATGCTGGCGGCCAATACCTCCGGTGGCGTTGTGGGCAAGATGATCTCCCCGCAGTCGCTGGCCATCGCCGCCACCGCCGTCCAGATGGAGGGCGAGGAATCCCGCATCTTCAAGGCCGTCGTGGGTTACTCCGTAGCTTTCCTCGCCGTCGTGTGCGTCATCGTCTTCCTCATGAGCAACGTGCTGGGCTTCCTGGTTCCTTAA
- the argS gene encoding arginine--tRNA ligase — protein MNPEDLSVLIKNTAAAVLTEHELDASVLPETVTVERPRNPEHGDYATNLALQVAKKAGAQPRELAQWLADALAGNDAIDEASIAGPGFLNIRLAAAAQGAIVAQVLNAGADFGSNTTYQGKKINLEFVSANPTGPIHLGGTRWAAVGDSLGRVLEASGAEVTREYYFNDHGGQIDRFARSLVAAAKGEPTPEDGYGGGYIKEIAQGVLEQNPGALDGSDAEVQEAFRSAGVEMMFAQIKESLHEFGVDFDVYFHENSLFESGAVEKSIQKLKDNGKLYEAEGAWWLKSTEYGDDKDRVVIKSDGNAAYIAGDIAYVADKFDRGHDLAIYMLGADHHGYIARLRASAQALGYDPDAVEVLIGQMVNLVRDGKAVKMSKRAGTVITLDDLVEAIGVDGARYSLVRSSVDSSLDIDLGLWASQSADNPVYYVQYGHARICSILRKAAELGFDTAALADAPLDLLTHDKEGDLIRTLGEFPEVVATAATLREPHRIARYAEELAAVFHRFYDQCQVLPKAGEETEPIHSARLALASATRQVMSNALTTVGVSAPEKM, from the coding sequence ATGAATCCTGAAGATCTTTCCGTCCTGATCAAGAACACCGCCGCCGCCGTGCTCACCGAGCATGAGCTGGATGCCTCCGTCCTGCCAGAGACCGTGACCGTGGAGCGCCCGCGCAACCCGGAGCACGGCGATTACGCCACCAACCTGGCCCTCCAGGTGGCCAAGAAGGCCGGCGCCCAGCCCCGCGAGCTGGCGCAGTGGTTGGCGGATGCCCTCGCCGGCAACGACGCCATCGATGAGGCCTCCATTGCGGGCCCGGGATTCCTTAATATTCGCCTCGCTGCCGCGGCGCAGGGCGCCATCGTGGCCCAGGTACTCAATGCCGGCGCAGACTTCGGCAGCAACACCACTTACCAGGGCAAGAAGATCAACCTCGAGTTCGTCTCCGCGAACCCGACTGGCCCGATTCACCTGGGTGGCACCCGCTGGGCCGCCGTGGGTGACTCGCTGGGCCGCGTGCTCGAAGCCTCTGGCGCGGAAGTGACCCGCGAGTATTACTTCAACGATCACGGCGGACAGATCGACCGCTTCGCTCGTTCCCTCGTGGCTGCCGCCAAGGGCGAGCCCACCCCGGAGGACGGCTATGGCGGTGGTTACATCAAGGAGATCGCACAGGGCGTGCTCGAGCAGAACCCGGGCGCCCTCGATGGCAGCGATGCTGAGGTCCAGGAGGCCTTCCGCTCGGCGGGCGTGGAGATGATGTTTGCCCAGATCAAGGAGTCCCTCCACGAGTTTGGCGTGGACTTCGACGTCTACTTCCACGAGAATTCCCTCTTCGAGTCCGGCGCGGTGGAGAAGTCCATCCAGAAGCTCAAGGACAACGGCAAGCTCTACGAAGCCGAGGGTGCATGGTGGCTGAAGTCCACCGAGTACGGCGATGACAAGGACCGCGTGGTCATCAAATCCGATGGCAACGCCGCCTACATCGCCGGCGATATCGCCTACGTGGCCGATAAGTTTGACCGCGGCCACGACCTGGCCATCTATATGCTGGGCGCGGACCACCACGGCTACATCGCCCGCTTGCGTGCCTCGGCCCAGGCTTTGGGCTATGACCCGGACGCCGTCGAGGTGCTCATCGGCCAGATGGTGAACCTGGTCCGCGACGGTAAGGCGGTCAAGATGTCCAAGCGCGCGGGTACCGTTATCACCTTGGATGACCTCGTCGAGGCCATCGGTGTGGACGGGGCGCGCTACTCGCTGGTGCGCTCCTCTGTGGACTCCAGCCTGGACATCGACTTGGGCCTGTGGGCCTCCCAGTCGGCTGATAACCCGGTCTACTACGTGCAGTACGGCCACGCCCGTATCTGCTCCATCCTGCGCAAGGCAGCAGAGCTGGGCTTCGATACCGCCGCGCTTGCCGACGCCCCCCTCGACCTCCTCACCCACGACAAGGAGGGCGATCTCATCCGCACCCTGGGCGAGTTCCCGGAGGTTGTGGCCACCGCCGCCACGCTGCGCGAACCGCACCGCATCGCGCGCTATGCCGAGGAGCTTGCCGCCGTGTTCCACCGCTTCTATGACCAGTGCCAAGTGCTGCCAAAGGCTGGTGAAGAGACCGAGCCGATTCACTCCGCGCGCCTCGCCCTGGCCAGCGCCACCCGCCAGGTCATGTCCAATGCCTTGACCACGGTCGGGGTTAGTGCACCGGAGAAGATGTAA
- the lysA gene encoding diaminopimelate decarboxylase, with amino-acid sequence MTDFNSLPAHVWPRNAARGSDGVVSIGGVSLTELAEEYGTPLYVFDEQDFRSRCRDMAQAFGGPDHVHYASKAFITKRIVRWVDEEGLCLDVASLNEAKLALAADFPPERMTAHGNNKEDEYLELCVNEGIGHVVLDNAEELSRLNSIAAAAGRVQPVMIRVKPGVDAHTHEFIATAHEDQKFGISLSTGAAFEVARTVLESANLKLVGLHCHVGSSVFNADGFKLAAERVLSLYKRIHSELGVALEELDLGGGFGIPYMEYEEALDVATLAKDLLDAVERTATELGIKPPFVLVEPGRSLVGASAVTVYRVGTVKDVETGKADLPMRRYLSVDGGMSDNIRPALYGSEYDVRVVNRRTQGEPVDSRIVGFHCESGDILVNERRFPSDITTGDLLAFATTGAYQYMMASRYNGALRPAVVSVRDGKASLMLRRETMEDLLALDVD; translated from the coding sequence ATGACTGATTTCAATTCTCTTCCGGCCCACGTGTGGCCGCGCAACGCCGCTCGCGGATCCGATGGCGTGGTCTCGATCGGCGGTGTTTCCCTGACCGAGCTGGCCGAAGAATACGGCACCCCGCTCTATGTTTTCGATGAGCAGGACTTCCGCTCGCGCTGCCGGGACATGGCCCAGGCCTTCGGCGGCCCTGATCACGTGCACTATGCCTCCAAGGCTTTCATTACCAAGCGCATCGTGCGCTGGGTAGATGAGGAGGGCTTGTGCCTCGACGTGGCCTCCCTCAATGAGGCCAAGCTGGCGCTCGCCGCGGACTTCCCGCCCGAGCGCATGACCGCGCATGGCAATAACAAGGAAGACGAGTATCTCGAGCTGTGCGTTAACGAGGGGATTGGCCATGTGGTGCTGGATAACGCGGAGGAGCTCTCGCGCCTCAACAGCATCGCTGCGGCCGCCGGCCGTGTGCAGCCGGTGATGATTCGCGTGAAGCCTGGCGTGGATGCCCATACGCACGAGTTCATCGCCACGGCTCACGAGGATCAAAAGTTCGGCATTTCCCTGTCCACCGGCGCCGCCTTCGAGGTCGCTCGCACGGTGCTGGAATCCGCGAACCTTAAGCTCGTGGGCTTGCACTGCCACGTGGGCTCCTCAGTGTTTAACGCCGATGGCTTCAAGCTGGCAGCCGAGCGCGTGCTGAGCCTGTACAAGCGCATCCACTCCGAGCTCGGCGTTGCCCTCGAGGAGCTGGACTTGGGCGGCGGCTTCGGCATTCCCTACATGGAATACGAGGAAGCCCTCGACGTCGCCACGCTGGCCAAGGACCTGCTCGACGCCGTGGAGCGCACCGCTACTGAGCTTGGCATCAAGCCGCCTTTCGTGTTGGTGGAGCCCGGCCGCTCGCTGGTGGGTGCCTCCGCGGTCACCGTCTACCGCGTGGGCACGGTCAAGGACGTGGAGACCGGCAAGGCGGATCTGCCGATGCGCCGCTACCTCTCCGTAGACGGCGGTATGTCCGATAACATCCGGCCGGCGCTCTATGGCTCGGAGTACGACGTGCGCGTGGTCAACCGCCGCACCCAGGGCGAGCCGGTGGATTCGCGCATCGTGGGCTTCCACTGCGAGTCCGGTGACATTCTGGTCAACGAGCGCCGTTTCCCCTCGGATATCACTACCGGTGATCTCCTCGCTTTCGCCACCACCGGCGCCTACCAGTACATGATGGCCTCGCGCTATAACGGCGCTTTGCGCCCGGCGGTAGTTTCCGTGCGTGACGGCAAAGCCTCGCTCATGCTGCGCCGGGAAACGATGGAGGACTTGCTGGCGTTGGACGTCGACTAG
- a CDS encoding homoserine dehydrogenase → MTTTNRSKKPEGEPVGIALLGFGTVGAEVFRLVQENADAFAHRIGGPVEIRGVAVHNKNKLRPGVPEELLTDYAKALVLRDDIDLVVEVIGGIDFPRELVLAALNAGKSVVTANKALVAAHADELAEAADRADVDLYFEAAVAAAIPVVGMLRRSLAGDKIQRISGIVNGTTNFILDAMESTGASYEDALAEATRLGYAEADPTADVEGHDAASKAAILASLGFYTRLTFDDVYCEGISKITADDITAANQAGYSIKLLAICERLVDEETGAESVNARVHPTLVPKEHPLASVSQSYNAIFVEAEAAGSLMFYGNGAGGNPTASAVLGDVIGAARNIVHGGRAPGENTYANLPIAEFGEVETRYHVDMEVEDRTGVLSAISGVFARHGVSLRTVRQEDGDATARLIVVTHAAKEAVLEDIVAALGELDEVKAVHSVIRLGV, encoded by the coding sequence ATGACGACGACGAACCGTAGCAAGAAGCCCGAAGGCGAACCCGTAGGAATCGCGCTGCTTGGATTTGGCACCGTGGGCGCTGAGGTTTTCCGCCTCGTGCAGGAGAACGCTGACGCTTTTGCGCACCGCATCGGCGGCCCCGTGGAGATCCGCGGCGTCGCCGTGCACAACAAGAACAAGCTGCGCCCAGGCGTGCCAGAGGAGCTGCTGACCGACTACGCCAAGGCGCTTGTCCTGCGCGATGATATCGACCTCGTCGTCGAGGTCATCGGCGGCATTGATTTCCCACGCGAGCTCGTTCTCGCAGCCCTCAATGCCGGCAAGTCCGTGGTCACCGCCAACAAGGCACTTGTTGCCGCACACGCGGATGAGCTCGCTGAGGCCGCCGACCGCGCCGACGTTGACCTGTACTTCGAGGCCGCCGTGGCTGCCGCCATCCCGGTCGTCGGCATGCTGCGCCGTTCCCTGGCCGGTGACAAGATCCAGCGCATCTCCGGAATCGTCAACGGCACCACGAACTTCATCCTGGACGCCATGGAATCCACCGGTGCCTCCTATGAGGACGCACTGGCTGAGGCCACGCGCCTGGGCTACGCCGAGGCCGATCCCACCGCTGACGTGGAGGGCCACGACGCCGCCTCCAAGGCTGCCATCCTGGCGTCCTTGGGCTTCTATACCCGCCTGACCTTCGACGATGTCTACTGCGAGGGTATTTCCAAGATCACCGCCGATGACATCACGGCCGCCAACCAGGCTGGCTACTCCATCAAGCTTCTCGCCATCTGTGAGCGCCTCGTGGACGAGGAGACCGGTGCGGAATCCGTCAACGCCCGCGTGCACCCGACGCTGGTTCCGAAGGAGCACCCGCTGGCTTCGGTCAGCCAGTCCTACAACGCCATCTTCGTTGAAGCGGAGGCCGCTGGCTCTCTGATGTTCTACGGCAATGGTGCCGGCGGTAACCCCACGGCATCCGCTGTGCTGGGTGATGTCATCGGTGCGGCACGCAACATTGTCCACGGCGGCCGTGCGCCGGGGGAGAACACCTACGCCAACCTACCTATTGCGGAGTTCGGAGAAGTGGAAACTCGTTATCACGTCGACATGGAAGTTGAAGACCGCACCGGCGTGCTCTCCGCCATTTCCGGTGTCTTTGCCCGCCATGGGGTCTCCCTGCGCACCGTGCGCCAGGAAGACGGCGATGCCACCGCTCGCCTCATCGTGGTCACCCACGCGGCGAAGGAAGCGGTGCTTGAGGATATCGTCGCTGCCCTCGGCGAGCTCGATGAGGTCAAGGCTGTCCACTCCGTCATCCGCCTCGGCGTCTAA
- the thrB gene encoding homoserine kinase: MSIDIEVGTKVTVQVPASSANLGPGYDTLGIALSLYDTVEVEVTRSGLEVEIFGEGAEELPRDGSHLVVKAIRSALKAADVEVTGLRVVCTNNIPQSRGLGSSASAAVAGVAAGNGLAGFPLSEEQVVQLSSAFEGHPDNAAASVLGNAVVSWTTVPVDGRSLPEYRAATLEVHPSIKATALVPDFHASTQAVRRVLPSHVTHADAAFNVSRTAVNVAALTAYPDLLWEGTRDRLHQPYRADVLPVTAEWVNRLRNRGYAAYLSGAGPTVMVLHTEPIEEAILDDAREQNLRVLELEVAGPVSVERG; this comes from the coding sequence ATGAGTATCGATATCGAAGTAGGCACCAAGGTCACGGTTCAGGTCCCGGCCTCCTCGGCCAACCTGGGCCCGGGCTACGACACCCTCGGCATCGCGCTGAGCCTTTACGACACCGTGGAGGTCGAGGTCACCCGCTCCGGCTTGGAGGTAGAAATCTTCGGCGAGGGCGCCGAAGAGCTGCCGCGCGACGGCTCCCACCTTGTGGTCAAGGCCATCCGCTCCGCACTCAAGGCCGCCGATGTCGAAGTCACCGGCCTGCGCGTGGTGTGCACGAACAACATCCCGCAGTCCCGCGGACTGGGCTCCTCGGCGTCTGCCGCGGTGGCAGGTGTTGCCGCGGGCAACGGCCTGGCTGGGTTCCCGCTCTCGGAGGAGCAGGTTGTGCAGTTGTCTTCCGCCTTCGAAGGCCACCCGGATAACGCCGCGGCCTCCGTATTGGGCAATGCGGTGGTTTCCTGGACCACCGTGCCTGTCGACGGCCGCTCGCTTCCGGAGTACCGCGCCGCCACTTTGGAGGTGCACCCAAGCATCAAGGCCACGGCCTTGGTCCCGGACTTCCATGCCTCGACGCAGGCAGTGCGCCGCGTGCTGCCCTCGCACGTCACGCATGCAGACGCCGCCTTCAACGTCTCCCGCACCGCGGTGAACGTGGCGGCGCTGACCGCTTACCCGGACCTGCTGTGGGAGGGCACCCGCGACCGCCTGCACCAGCCTTATCGCGCTGACGTACTGCCGGTGACCGCGGAGTGGGTCAACCGCCTGCGCAACCGCGGCTACGCCGCCTACCTGTCGGGTGCTGGCCCCACCGTCATGGTCCTGCACACCGAGCCCATCGAGGAGGCAATCCTCGATGATGCCCGCGAGCAGAACCTGCGCGTGCTGGAGCTGGAGGTTGCCGGGCCGGTCTCCGTCGAGCGCGGCTAG
- a CDS encoding helix-turn-helix transcriptional regulator produces MSTFSTQSPRSSTELFPDTMKLSPKQREVLSVLQKFPQGARAAEIAKKMGMHVNTARGHLDELVNAGAVRVVTAPAQGRGRPSLIFQVRVPDNRSVAEEYVTLISVLIKALAAKEQLNDYASEQARELGREWAKTTASSHGAEALGSLHRMMREMGFDPVTSAEQFDQEGRTDVELHACPFVTAGVEPSPFVCAIHDGYLEQAAADSGGRLNLKLIPKSGNGVCRINVEKSS; encoded by the coding sequence ATGTCCACTTTTTCTACACAAAGTCCTCGCTCATCGACCGAGCTCTTTCCCGACACGATGAAGCTCTCCCCCAAGCAGCGCGAAGTCCTCTCGGTTTTACAGAAGTTCCCGCAAGGAGCACGGGCCGCAGAGATTGCTAAGAAAATGGGCATGCACGTTAACACCGCGCGCGGGCATCTGGATGAACTCGTCAACGCCGGCGCGGTGCGAGTAGTCACCGCCCCAGCGCAGGGGCGCGGGCGCCCCTCCCTGATCTTCCAAGTGCGAGTGCCGGACAACCGTTCGGTCGCGGAGGAGTACGTCACGCTGATCAGTGTGTTGATTAAAGCCCTGGCGGCTAAGGAGCAGCTCAATGATTATGCCTCAGAGCAGGCGCGGGAGCTTGGCCGCGAGTGGGCGAAGACCACTGCCAGCAGCCATGGTGCTGAAGCGCTCGGCTCGCTGCACCGGATGATGCGCGAAATGGGCTTTGACCCAGTAACCTCAGCCGAGCAATTCGACCAGGAGGGCCGCACCGATGTGGAGCTGCACGCCTGCCCGTTTGTGACCGCCGGAGTAGAGCCCTCCCCCTTCGTCTGTGCCATCCACGATGGCTATTTAGAGCAGGCGGCGGCCGATTCCGGCGGGCGGCTGAACCTGAAGCTCATTCCCAAGTCCGGCAACGGAGTGTGCCGGATCAACGTGGAAAAATCTAGCTAG
- a CDS encoding ATP-binding cassette domain-containing protein codes for MSPTFLREQRPRTTWPVIAAGALAALYILAPVLALGVRVPWPKLSDTLSAPATHDLLRVSLSAAALSTLLSTFLGTCLALWLQQLRRVSHLVRLVVYLPLALPPVVGGLALTALLGRRGLLGPALEQTGLHVSFAFPGVVAAHLFVTLPFVVVAVDSALRQLDPEVVASARGIGLSPSTILRHIILPAILPAVFTGGALAFARSLGEFGTTITFAGSLPGSTRTMPSGIYLEREVSADNAYALSAVLIGIAILTLTAAGMPLLLRRRREQAVRALQPMDPDALRAATAPLTPPHDLSVTVGDTTTTFRGGRVTAVVGPNGAGKTTLMRFTSGRLQGAQTNTERVIMLSQNPGLPPTATVAQALTMVTKDPRRTEELLKAAGLQELGHVSELSGGQAAQVALLRALAARPEVLVVDEPFAAMDVESAARWRHLLRMSAADRTTVIVTHSRVDLTTLADDIAVMEAGEVISQGPAERLLEQPTTRFMAELAGVNVLRGSFRGDTFAPDRNGEHWAAFPQTALRFDPIGAQRATSLRATIVADLGNTALVDIDGQRVTVGQPACTNAPGEAVPVALDASALTVYTRT; via the coding sequence GTGTCACCCACGTTTTTGCGCGAGCAGCGCCCGCGGACAACCTGGCCGGTCATCGCCGCCGGCGCGCTTGCCGCTCTCTACATCCTTGCCCCCGTCCTCGCCCTCGGAGTACGGGTTCCGTGGCCGAAACTCTCCGACACGCTGAGCGCTCCGGCGACCCATGATCTTCTGCGCGTCAGCCTCTCCGCAGCGGCCTTGTCGACCCTGCTGTCGACATTCCTGGGCACCTGCCTGGCGCTGTGGCTCCAGCAGCTACGCCGTGTTTCTCACCTTGTGAGGCTGGTGGTTTACCTCCCTTTGGCCTTGCCTCCCGTGGTCGGCGGCTTAGCCCTTACCGCGTTACTCGGGCGCCGTGGACTCCTTGGCCCGGCATTGGAGCAGACAGGGCTGCACGTCTCTTTCGCCTTCCCCGGTGTCGTGGCAGCACATCTCTTTGTCACCCTCCCCTTCGTGGTGGTGGCGGTGGATTCTGCTTTGCGGCAGCTCGATCCTGAGGTCGTGGCTAGCGCGCGGGGCATCGGCCTCAGCCCAAGTACCATCCTTCGGCACATCATCCTCCCGGCTATCCTCCCCGCCGTGTTCACGGGCGGTGCACTGGCTTTCGCCCGCTCACTGGGTGAATTTGGAACGACGATCACCTTCGCCGGATCCCTGCCCGGTTCTACCCGAACCATGCCGAGCGGTATCTACCTTGAGCGTGAGGTCAGCGCGGACAATGCCTATGCTCTGTCGGCCGTGTTAATCGGGATAGCCATCCTTACGCTCACCGCTGCCGGAATGCCCCTGCTGCTGCGGCGCCGCCGCGAGCAAGCTGTACGCGCTTTGCAGCCAATGGACCCGGATGCACTCCGCGCGGCGACTGCCCCGCTGACGCCGCCCCACGATCTTTCCGTGACGGTCGGCGACACCACCACGACGTTCCGGGGCGGGCGCGTCACCGCGGTGGTCGGACCCAACGGCGCCGGTAAGACCACACTGATGCGTTTTACTAGCGGGCGGCTCCAGGGAGCGCAAACTAACACTGAACGCGTCATCATGCTCTCTCAAAACCCTGGGCTACCGCCCACAGCCACCGTGGCTCAAGCGTTGACCATGGTGACCAAAGACCCGCGCCGGACAGAGGAGCTACTTAAGGCCGCCGGATTGCAGGAGCTCGGGCATGTCTCCGAGCTCTCCGGCGGCCAGGCCGCGCAGGTTGCCCTTCTGCGCGCACTTGCGGCACGTCCAGAGGTATTGGTTGTGGACGAGCCCTTTGCCGCCATGGACGTAGAATCTGCCGCGCGATGGCGCCATCTCCTGCGTATGTCGGCCGCTGATCGCACCACGGTCATTGTCACCCACAGCCGCGTAGATCTCACAACGCTGGCGGATGACATCGCAGTCATGGAAGCCGGCGAAGTCATCTCCCAAGGCCCGGCGGAGCGCCTACTGGAACAGCCCACCACCCGCTTCATGGCAGAACTAGCGGGTGTTAATGTACTGCGCGGTTCCTTCAGAGGAGACACGTTTGCTCCAGACCGCAACGGCGAGCACTGGGCGGCCTTCCCTCAAACCGCGCTGCGCTTCGACCCCATTGGCGCGCAGCGCGCCACCAGTTTGAGAGCCACCATTGTGGCTGATTTGGGCAACACCGCCCTCGTTGATATCGACGGCCAGCGAGTCACAGTAGGCCAGCCGGCGTGCACTAACGCGCCCGGTGAGGCAGTGCCCGTGGCCCTCGACGCCAGCGCTCTCACGGTCTACACCCGTACTTAA
- the modA gene encoding molybdate ABC transporter substrate-binding protein produces the protein MRRLKIAVAGLAAALTITGCASSSDEPLQVFAASSTRVLNDELSGVSETPLVFNNGGSSALVQQINEGAPADLLLTASRETMDNATAQGTVDIPVALASNVMVMVVPKGNPLGLRSAADLDSSARLVLCDPSVPCGAISTRIMEANNWDLHASSLEGQVADVLGKVASGEADAGWVYSTDAAANEDVEAIPLDQAEDFRNEIMGAVVSDSPRHEEAQEVLSLLESDFDSTWEKYGFTPVN, from the coding sequence ATGCGCCGTTTGAAAATTGCTGTCGCCGGCCTTGCCGCAGCACTGACCATCACCGGATGCGCTTCTAGCTCCGATGAACCGCTGCAGGTATTCGCCGCGTCCTCGACAAGAGTGCTCAATGACGAACTCTCCGGCGTTTCCGAGACTCCTTTGGTTTTCAACAACGGCGGCTCTTCTGCCCTGGTACAGCAGATCAATGAAGGCGCTCCCGCGGATCTGCTGCTCACTGCCTCCCGCGAGACCATGGATAATGCAACTGCTCAGGGCACCGTCGACATCCCCGTGGCCTTAGCCAGCAACGTCATGGTCATGGTAGTGCCGAAGGGAAATCCTTTAGGTCTGCGCTCCGCGGCGGACTTGGATTCCTCCGCACGCCTCGTGCTCTGCGACCCAAGCGTGCCCTGCGGTGCCATCTCCACGCGCATCATGGAGGCCAACAACTGGGACCTACACGCCTCCTCCTTGGAGGGACAGGTAGCTGACGTCCTGGGTAAGGTCGCCTCAGGTGAGGCGGACGCAGGGTGGGTCTACTCCACTGATGCCGCCGCCAACGAGGATGTCGAGGCCATTCCGCTCGACCAAGCGGAAGACTTCCGCAACGAGATCATGGGCGCGGTGGTGTCTGATTCACCACGGCATGAGGAAGCCCAAGAGGTCCTCTCGCTCCTCGAGTCGGATTTTGATAGCACCTGGGAAAAGTACGGTTTCACCCCGGTGAACTAA
- a CDS encoding DUF2249 domain-containing protein codes for MNLPLVDASKGPSIPTLNASEIPHAVRHGAIHGALGTLNVGESMILIAPHDPLPLLKEVDQREESFTREYLKKEPKEVHIKFTRTA; via the coding sequence ATGAACTTGCCGCTTGTTGATGCCTCCAAAGGCCCTTCCATCCCCACCCTCAACGCCTCCGAGATTCCCCATGCTGTGCGCCACGGCGCCATCCACGGGGCGCTGGGCACCCTCAACGTGGGCGAATCCATGATCCTCATAGCCCCACACGACCCGCTTCCACTGCTCAAAGAGGTGGACCAGCGGGAGGAGTCCTTCACACGTGAGTACCTCAAGAAGGAACCAAAGGAAGTCCATATTAAATTCACGCGGACCGCGTAA